A window of the Tenebrio molitor chromosome 1, icTenMoli1.1, whole genome shotgun sequence genome harbors these coding sequences:
- the lola gene encoding longitudinals lacking protein, isoforms H/M/V isoform X9, which translates to MEDDQQFCLRWNNHQSTLVAVFDTLLENGTLVDCTLAAEGKCLNAHKVVLSACSPFFEALLSRHYDKHPILILKDVKFQELKAMMDYMYRGEVNISQDQLGALLKAAESLQIKGLSDNRKGGETDRKPAPAPPAPSKSPQPTSLPKVQGLTIEQRSRDDSREGSQSPGPRKKKRIRRKSEELDNHHDASNSSESHSNQTPAQNIPTMLPASKIIADVPEPVETKSEILTRHKQSDDVPQVPIIKEKIETHTELMLEPKSEYVDEMNEDSIEDLTLDDDDISNMESMDDGAGPSHGNAGEGSSQGFGGWHMGNQSQDEVFLAAQEAVGAHRDSQVDWLSLIHQRFTCERCGRSYKHRSNLSNHKREECGKPPSYFCPICNKGFKKKQHMQRHLTVHSGTTSFPPPSALSDQKVFAVPPLLMGPDAARNPRLKEPFEGTFNFFHTS; encoded by the exons ATGGAGGATGACCAACAGTTTTGTCTGAGATGGAACAATCATCAGTCTACTCTGGTAGCAGTTTTCGACACGCTGTTGGAAAATGGAACGCTAGTAGATTGCACATTGGCAGCAGAAGGAAAATGTCTAAACGCCCACAAAGTAGTACTCTCAGCATGTAGTCCATTTTTTGag GCATTGCTGTCGCGACACTACGACAAGCACCCCATACTAATATTGAAAGATGTAAAGTTCCAAGAGCTGAAGGCGATGATGGACTACATGTACAGGGGTGAAGTGAACATATCGCAGGACCAATTAGGAGCGTTGCTGAAGGCGGCTGAGTCCCTACAGATAAAGGGTTTATCAGACAACAGGAAAGGAGGTGAGACCGACAGAAAGCCTGCACCGGCACCTCCGGCTCCGTCAAAGAGCCCCCAACCGACATCTCTTCCTAAAGTACAAGGCCTAACAATAGAACAGCGAAGCAGAGACGACAGCAGGGAAGGTTCGCAGTCACCAGGACctcgaaagaaaaaaaggataCGGCGTAAAAGCGAAGAGTTAGATAATCACCATGACGCTTCAAATTCATCAGAATCTCATAGTAATCAAACACCCGCCCAAAACATTCCCACGATGTTACCTGCCTCGAAAATAATCGCCGACGTGCCTGAACCTGTAGAAACCAAATCCGAAATCCTGACGAGGCATAAACAGTCCGACGACGTCCCCCAAGTTCctataataaaagaaaaaatagaaacacatACAGAACTGATGCTTGAACCAAAGTCTGAGTATGTCGATGAAATGAATGAGGACAGTATTGAGGATTTGACGTTGGACGACGATGATATTAGCAATATGGAATCAATGGATGACGGAGCTGGGCCTAGTCACGGCAATGCGGGTGAAGGATCGAGTCAag GTTTTGGCGGTTGGCATATGGGTAACCAAAGTCAAGATGAAGTATTTTTGGCCGCGCAAGAGGCCGTAGGTGCACATCGTGATTCACAAG TCGATTGGCTGTCATTAATCCATCAAAGGTTTACGTGCGAGAGGTGCGGTCGATCGTATAAACACAGAAGTAACCTCTCCAACCACAAACGGGAAGAGTGTGGCAAGCCGCCGTCATATTTTTGCCCCATTTGTAACAAGGGCTTCAAGAAGAAGCAGCACATGCAGAGGCACCTCACCGTGCACAGCGGCACCACCAGCTTCCCCCCGCCGTCTGCCCTTTCCGACCAAAAAGTCTTCGCCGTGCCGCCGCTCCTCATGGGCCCCGACGCCGCTCGCAACCCCCGACTCAAAGAACCCTTCGAGGGCaccttcaatttttttcacaccTCCTAG
- the lola gene encoding longitudinals lacking protein, isoforms H/M/V isoform X2, whose amino-acid sequence MEDDQQFCLRWNNHQSTLVAVFDTLLENGTLVDCTLAAEGKCLNAHKVVLSACSPFFEALLSRHYDKHPILILKDVKFQELKAMMDYMYRGEVNISQDQLGALLKAAESLQIKGLSDNRKGGETDRKPAPAPPAPSKSPQPTSLPKVQGLTIEQRSRDDSREGSQSPGPRKKKRIRRKSEELDNHHDASNSSESHSNQTPAQNIPTMLPASKIIADVPEPVETKSEILTRHKQSDDVPQVPIIKEKIETHTELMLEPKSEYVDEMNEDSIEDLTLDDDDISNMESMDDGAGPSHGNAGEGSSQGFGGWHMGNQSQDEVFLAAQEAVGAHRDSQVCLSGLIEDPSLLSNSLDLQETLVEEIPSWTIQVIYPEDRNPDSILSETDTLISVESVQEAIVEEEKPMQEVVATEAPERAKRPTRDTLPYADCWTPKGYTCPNCQKIYNARKNLARHINSECGKEPQYACPYCEYKNYRRNEIKKHAKNKHHLLFT is encoded by the exons ATGGAGGATGACCAACAGTTTTGTCTGAGATGGAACAATCATCAGTCTACTCTGGTAGCAGTTTTCGACACGCTGTTGGAAAATGGAACGCTAGTAGATTGCACATTGGCAGCAGAAGGAAAATGTCTAAACGCCCACAAAGTAGTACTCTCAGCATGTAGTCCATTTTTTGag GCATTGCTGTCGCGACACTACGACAAGCACCCCATACTAATATTGAAAGATGTAAAGTTCCAAGAGCTGAAGGCGATGATGGACTACATGTACAGGGGTGAAGTGAACATATCGCAGGACCAATTAGGAGCGTTGCTGAAGGCGGCTGAGTCCCTACAGATAAAGGGTTTATCAGACAACAGGAAAGGAGGTGAGACCGACAGAAAGCCTGCACCGGCACCTCCGGCTCCGTCAAAGAGCCCCCAACCGACATCTCTTCCTAAAGTACAAGGCCTAACAATAGAACAGCGAAGCAGAGACGACAGCAGGGAAGGTTCGCAGTCACCAGGACctcgaaagaaaaaaaggataCGGCGTAAAAGCGAAGAGTTAGATAATCACCATGACGCTTCAAATTCATCAGAATCTCATAGTAATCAAACACCCGCCCAAAACATTCCCACGATGTTACCTGCCTCGAAAATAATCGCCGACGTGCCTGAACCTGTAGAAACCAAATCCGAAATCCTGACGAGGCATAAACAGTCCGACGACGTCCCCCAAGTTCctataataaaagaaaaaatagaaacacatACAGAACTGATGCTTGAACCAAAGTCTGAGTATGTCGATGAAATGAATGAGGACAGTATTGAGGATTTGACGTTGGACGACGATGATATTAGCAATATGGAATCAATGGATGACGGAGCTGGGCCTAGTCACGGCAATGCGGGTGAAGGATCGAGTCAag GTTTTGGCGGTTGGCATATGGGTAACCAAAGTCAAGATGAAGTATTTTTGGCCGCGCAAGAGGCCGTAGGTGCACATCGTGATTCACAAG TGTGCCTTTCAGGCTTAATCGAGGACCCTTCGTTGTTGTCAAACTCTCTAGATCTGCAAGAAACCCTGGTCGAGGAGATCCCGTCGTGGACCATCCAGGTCATATACCCCGAGGACCGCAACCCCGACTCGATCCTGTCCGAGACGGACACCCTCATCTCCGTGGAGAGCGTCCAGGAGGCGATAGTGGAGGAGGAGAAGCCGATGCAGGAAGTGGTGGCGACCGAGGCGCCGGAGCGGGCGAAGCGCCCCACTCGCGACACGCTGCCCTACGCGGACTGCTGGACCCCCAAAGGCTACACCTGCCCCAACTGCCAGAAGATCTACAACGCGCGCAAGAACCTCGCCAGACACATCAACTCCGAGTGCGGCAAAGAGCCGCAGTACGCCTGTCCCTACTGCGAGTACAAGAACTACCGCAGGAACGAGATCAAGAAGCACGCCAAGAACAAGCACCACTTGTTGTTTACTTAA
- the lola gene encoding longitudinals lacking protein, isoforms H/M/V isoform X1, with protein sequence MEDDQQFCLRWNNHQSTLVAVFDTLLENGTLVDCTLAAEGKCLNAHKVVLSACSPFFEALLSRHYDKHPILILKDVKFQELKAMMDYMYRGEVNISQDQLGALLKAAESLQIKGLSDNRKGGETDRKPAPAPPAPSKSPQPTSLPKVQGLTIEQRSRDDSREGSQSPGPRKKKRIRRKSEELDNHHDASNSSESHSNQTPAQNIPTMLPASKIIADVPEPVETKSEILTRHKQSDDVPQVPIIKEKIETHTELMLEPKSEYVDEMNEDSIEDLTLDDDDISNMESMDDGAGPSHGNAGEGSSQGFGGWHMGNQSQDEVFLAAQEAVGAHRDSQGGSKVPQSTAKPLIKILAVEDLKNDKIVANIKKELSPHILFAKKEASKVKKSQSEDIGFGRDVKLETVEETVSKRGAEERKKVSREHRLSVERMKRFLSMSPDTMPKPQKKKLACERDISLIKFPVDTLRCQNCGVLYERAKRGEHVAQCKKNAQRVKYGCTSCSFTDTSIKEVQTHIRVAHSKK encoded by the exons ATGGAGGATGACCAACAGTTTTGTCTGAGATGGAACAATCATCAGTCTACTCTGGTAGCAGTTTTCGACACGCTGTTGGAAAATGGAACGCTAGTAGATTGCACATTGGCAGCAGAAGGAAAATGTCTAAACGCCCACAAAGTAGTACTCTCAGCATGTAGTCCATTTTTTGag GCATTGCTGTCGCGACACTACGACAAGCACCCCATACTAATATTGAAAGATGTAAAGTTCCAAGAGCTGAAGGCGATGATGGACTACATGTACAGGGGTGAAGTGAACATATCGCAGGACCAATTAGGAGCGTTGCTGAAGGCGGCTGAGTCCCTACAGATAAAGGGTTTATCAGACAACAGGAAAGGAGGTGAGACCGACAGAAAGCCTGCACCGGCACCTCCGGCTCCGTCAAAGAGCCCCCAACCGACATCTCTTCCTAAAGTACAAGGCCTAACAATAGAACAGCGAAGCAGAGACGACAGCAGGGAAGGTTCGCAGTCACCAGGACctcgaaagaaaaaaaggataCGGCGTAAAAGCGAAGAGTTAGATAATCACCATGACGCTTCAAATTCATCAGAATCTCATAGTAATCAAACACCCGCCCAAAACATTCCCACGATGTTACCTGCCTCGAAAATAATCGCCGACGTGCCTGAACCTGTAGAAACCAAATCCGAAATCCTGACGAGGCATAAACAGTCCGACGACGTCCCCCAAGTTCctataataaaagaaaaaatagaaacacatACAGAACTGATGCTTGAACCAAAGTCTGAGTATGTCGATGAAATGAATGAGGACAGTATTGAGGATTTGACGTTGGACGACGATGATATTAGCAATATGGAATCAATGGATGACGGAGCTGGGCCTAGTCACGGCAATGCGGGTGAAGGATCGAGTCAag GTTTTGGCGGTTGGCATATGGGTAACCAAAGTCAAGATGAAGTATTTTTGGCCGCGCAAGAGGCCGTAGGTGCACATCGTGATTCACAAG GTGGTTCCAAAGTACCGCAGTCCACGGCCAAGCCCCTGATCAAGATTTTGGCCGTCGAAGACCTGAAGAACGACAAGATCGTCGCCAACATCAAGAAAGAGTTGAGTCCGCACATTCTGTTTGCGAAAAAGGAGGCGTCGAAAGTGAAGAAGTCCCAAAGCGAAGACATCGGTTTCGGGCGAGACGTCAAACTGGAGACCGTGGAAGAGACGGTGTCGAAGAGAGGCGCGGAGGAGAGGAAGAAAGTGTCTCGGGAGCACAGACTGTCGGTCGAGAGGATGAAGCGGTTCTTGTCGATGAGTCCCGACACGATGCCCAAGCCCCAGAAGAAGAAACTCGCGTGCGAGAGGGACATCTCGCTGATCAAGTTCCCGGTGGACACTTTGCGCTGCCAGAACTGCGGAGTCTTGTACGAGAGGGCCAAACGTGGCGAGCACGTCGCCCAGTGCAAGAAGAACGCGCAGAGGGTCAAGTACGGCTGCACCTCGTGCTCCTTCACCGACACCAGCATCAAAGAAGTGCAAACTCACATCAGAGTTGCCCACTCGAAGAAATAA
- the lola gene encoding longitudinals lacking protein, isoforms H/M/V isoform X23 has product MEDDQQFCLRWNNHQSTLVAVFDTLLENGTLVDCTLAAEGKCLNAHKVVLSACSPFFEALLSRHYDKHPILILKDVKFQELKAMMDYMYRGEVNISQDQLGALLKAAESLQIKGLSDNRKGGETDRKPAPAPPAPSKSPQPTSLPKVQGLTIEQRSRDDSREGSQSPGPRKKKRIRRKSEELDNHHDASNSSESHSNQTPAQNIPTMLPASKIIADVPEPVETKSEILTRHKQSDDVPQVPIIKEKIETHTELMLEPKSEYVDEMNEDSIEDLTLDDDDISNMESMDDGAGPSHGNAGEGSSQGFGGWHMGNQSQDEVFLAAQEAVGAHRDSQGTASRTRTTSGPVFVCDSCNRTYKYYGNLRAHMKAECGKEPRFVCQVKGCPYRTRIKNNLKIHIINRHPEIVDGVLRVQSSRQVRTD; this is encoded by the exons ATGGAGGATGACCAACAGTTTTGTCTGAGATGGAACAATCATCAGTCTACTCTGGTAGCAGTTTTCGACACGCTGTTGGAAAATGGAACGCTAGTAGATTGCACATTGGCAGCAGAAGGAAAATGTCTAAACGCCCACAAAGTAGTACTCTCAGCATGTAGTCCATTTTTTGag GCATTGCTGTCGCGACACTACGACAAGCACCCCATACTAATATTGAAAGATGTAAAGTTCCAAGAGCTGAAGGCGATGATGGACTACATGTACAGGGGTGAAGTGAACATATCGCAGGACCAATTAGGAGCGTTGCTGAAGGCGGCTGAGTCCCTACAGATAAAGGGTTTATCAGACAACAGGAAAGGAGGTGAGACCGACAGAAAGCCTGCACCGGCACCTCCGGCTCCGTCAAAGAGCCCCCAACCGACATCTCTTCCTAAAGTACAAGGCCTAACAATAGAACAGCGAAGCAGAGACGACAGCAGGGAAGGTTCGCAGTCACCAGGACctcgaaagaaaaaaaggataCGGCGTAAAAGCGAAGAGTTAGATAATCACCATGACGCTTCAAATTCATCAGAATCTCATAGTAATCAAACACCCGCCCAAAACATTCCCACGATGTTACCTGCCTCGAAAATAATCGCCGACGTGCCTGAACCTGTAGAAACCAAATCCGAAATCCTGACGAGGCATAAACAGTCCGACGACGTCCCCCAAGTTCctataataaaagaaaaaatagaaacacatACAGAACTGATGCTTGAACCAAAGTCTGAGTATGTCGATGAAATGAATGAGGACAGTATTGAGGATTTGACGTTGGACGACGATGATATTAGCAATATGGAATCAATGGATGACGGAGCTGGGCCTAGTCACGGCAATGCGGGTGAAGGATCGAGTCAag GTTTTGGCGGTTGGCATATGGGTAACCAAAGTCAAGATGAAGTATTTTTGGCCGCGCAAGAGGCCGTAGGTGCACATCGTGATTCACAAG GTACGGCGAGCCGCACGCGCACCACAAGCGGACCAGTGTTTGTTTGCGACAGTTGCAACCGCACCTACAAGTACTATGGTAACTTGAGAGCACACATGAAGGCGGAATGCGGGAAGGAACCTAGGTTTGTTTGTCAAGTGAAGGGTTGTCCCTACCGGACCAGGATCAAGAACAACCTCAAGATACACATTATCAATAGGCACCCCGAGATTGTTGATGGAGT GTTACGTGTACAAAGCTCGAGACAAGTCCGGACTGACTAA